From one Paenibacillus sp. FSL K6-1330 genomic stretch:
- a CDS encoding beta-galactosidase: MINEKLPKMWYGGDYNPEQWDAEAWKEDDRMFKLAGIDVATINVFSWALSQPDEDTYDFAWLDETIDRLYRNGIYICLATSTGAHPAWMARKYPDVLRVDYEGRKRKFGGRHNSCPNSPTYRKYAKIMAGKLAERYKDHPAVLIWHVSNEYGGYCYCDNCAAAFRAWLEQRYGTLDAVNKAWNTRFWGHTFYDWEDIVVPNALSEEWSGNRTNFQGISLDYRRFQSDSLLDCYKLERDELKRITPDIPVTTNLMGFYPELDYFKWAKEMDVVSWDNYPSLDTPYSYTAMAHALMRGLKGGQPFMLMEQTPSVQNWQPYNSAKRPGVMRLWSYQAVAHGADTVMFFQLRRSIGACEKYHGAVIEHVGHEFTRVFRECAELGKELQQLGDRILDARSDAKVAIIYDWENRWGIDLSSGPTVALNYVNEVHKYYDALHQLHIQTDMISVEEDFRKYDVVIAPVMYMAKQGFAERVEAFVSQGGTFVTTFFSGIVNEHDLVTLGGYPGELRKVMGIWAEEIDALLPGQQNQMVMRGPKGQLKGTYDCGILCDVIHAEGAEVVAEYGSDYYQGTPSLTVNSFGQGKAWYVATSPEPKFLKDLMQTICNDHGIEPVLKAPEGVEVTKRVKEDVEFTFVLNHMPESKPVPLEGDTYVDLLTEEEHRDSCEVPARGVMILEKRLG, translated from the coding sequence ATGATTAACGAAAAATTGCCCAAAATGTGGTATGGCGGCGATTATAATCCCGAGCAATGGGATGCGGAAGCGTGGAAGGAAGATGACCGCATGTTTAAGCTGGCGGGTATCGATGTAGCCACCATTAATGTATTCTCTTGGGCTTTGAGCCAGCCGGATGAGGACACGTACGATTTTGCCTGGCTGGATGAGACGATCGATCGACTGTACCGGAACGGGATATATATCTGTCTGGCAACCAGCACAGGGGCCCATCCGGCGTGGATGGCGCGTAAATACCCGGATGTGCTGCGCGTCGACTACGAGGGCCGTAAACGCAAATTCGGCGGCCGCCATAACTCCTGCCCGAACAGCCCCACTTACCGTAAATACGCCAAAATCATGGCCGGCAAGCTGGCGGAACGCTATAAGGATCATCCGGCAGTCCTGATCTGGCACGTATCGAACGAATATGGCGGGTACTGTTACTGCGACAATTGTGCCGCGGCATTCCGGGCTTGGCTTGAGCAGCGCTATGGCACGCTGGATGCCGTGAACAAGGCATGGAATACCCGCTTCTGGGGCCATACCTTCTATGACTGGGAGGACATTGTTGTACCTAACGCTTTAAGCGAGGAGTGGTCCGGCAACCGGACCAATTTTCAAGGCATATCTCTGGATTACCGCCGTTTCCAATCGGACAGCCTGCTGGACTGCTATAAGCTGGAGCGGGATGAATTGAAGCGGATCACGCCGGATATTCCGGTGACCACGAATCTCATGGGCTTCTATCCGGAGCTGGATTACTTCAAATGGGCCAAAGAGATGGATGTTGTATCCTGGGACAACTATCCGTCCCTGGATACACCGTACAGCTATACGGCCATGGCGCATGCTCTGATGCGGGGACTTAAGGGAGGACAGCCCTTTATGCTCATGGAGCAGACGCCGAGCGTCCAGAACTGGCAGCCGTATAACTCGGCCAAACGTCCGGGTGTGATGCGGTTGTGGAGCTATCAAGCGGTCGCCCACGGCGCGGATACGGTGATGTTCTTCCAGCTGCGTCGTTCGATCGGAGCCTGCGAGAAATATCACGGCGCGGTCATTGAACATGTAGGGCATGAGTTTACCCGCGTATTCCGCGAGTGCGCGGAGCTGGGCAAGGAGCTGCAGCAGCTTGGGGACCGTATTCTGGATGCCCGTTCCGACGCCAAAGTCGCGATCATCTACGACTGGGAGAACCGGTGGGGCATCGATCTGTCGAGCGGCCCGACTGTTGCCCTCAATTACGTGAATGAGGTCCATAAATATTACGATGCCCTGCATCAGCTGCATATCCAGACTGACATGATCAGCGTGGAAGAGGACTTCCGGAAATATGACGTTGTCATCGCACCGGTGATGTATATGGCAAAGCAGGGATTTGCAGAGCGTGTGGAGGCCTTTGTATCGCAAGGCGGAACCTTCGTGACGACCTTCTTCAGCGGCATCGTTAATGAGCATGATCTGGTGACGCTTGGCGGTTATCCGGGCGAGCTGCGCAAGGTAATGGGAATATGGGCCGAGGAGATTGATGCACTGCTTCCGGGCCAGCAGAATCAGATGGTGATGCGAGGGCCGAAGGGACAACTGAAGGGCACCTACGACTGCGGAATTCTGTGTGACGTGATCCATGCTGAAGGAGCGGAAGTCGTTGCCGAATATGGCTCCGATTACTATCAGGGGACGCCATCGTTAACCGTGAATTCCTTCGGGCAAGGGAAGGCATGGTATGTGGCCACGAGTCCAGAGCCTAAATTTCTGAAGGACCTGATGCAAACCATATGCAACGACCATGGCATTGAGCCCGTCTTGAAAGCTCCGGAAGGCGTTGAGGTGACAAAGCGTGTGAAGGAGGACGTGGAGTTCACCTTTGTACTTAATCACATGCCGGAGAGCAAACCCGTGCCATTGGAAGGCGATACCTATGTTGACCTGCTGACAGAAGAAGAACATCGAGATTCCTGCGAGGTGCCGGCACGCGGAGTGATGATATTAGAGAAACGGCTGGGGTAG
- a CDS encoding response regulator: MKALIVDDESRVRKAIRLLVQWETHGITDIEEAANGLEAMKLIPAFRPSLVLMDMLMPLKNGVDLMEWIHKNYPDIKFIVISGHDDFEFVRNTIWYSGTDYILKPIEEAVINQAVAKATAAWKAEERERLAARQQHVQVNEYRPVYSEKLLSSLVDDKSAHSQVVNRLKDEGIVPEQTQTIRLAVMQMDKSDHALYSRFGHHQDLLMFALLNICNEFLQKDRIGIAFRHFGSPHQLVILLWDQLATLPTLLQEINNGMHRTLSRHMHFGLSPDGQYPADIPELYDRSSSTLHQRDLTVLNHFIHDTEQQLRSGVDHHKGAQFSGFEDTWKLAILSGQPAPITEAVESFIAAIRKSSVLTPELLERWDRDIERFANHVIHETANPSSEALLKLYKEESATIERPSPDKYVCSLAEWQQYWIELMSLLASAVQSQKQTGQDLIHDITTFIEQNYQNDVSLYDIANRFHVSREYISRKFKQKHGINIPEHLNRIRISKAKVLLQNRSLKMAAISEMVGFKNEKYFSLVFKKQEGISPKEFRKLHEQEA; the protein is encoded by the coding sequence ATGAAGGCATTGATCGTGGATGACGAGTCTCGCGTGCGTAAAGCCATCCGACTGCTGGTCCAGTGGGAAACGCATGGGATTACCGATATTGAGGAAGCCGCCAATGGTCTTGAGGCGATGAAGCTGATTCCGGCGTTCCGGCCGAGCCTCGTGCTGATGGACATGTTGATGCCGCTCAAAAACGGCGTAGATCTCATGGAATGGATTCACAAGAATTACCCGGATATCAAATTCATTGTCATTAGCGGGCATGACGACTTCGAATTCGTACGCAACACCATCTGGTACAGCGGCACGGATTATATCCTCAAGCCCATCGAGGAAGCCGTCATCAACCAAGCGGTCGCCAAGGCGACTGCCGCCTGGAAAGCCGAGGAACGGGAACGCCTTGCGGCGCGGCAGCAGCATGTTCAGGTGAACGAATACCGGCCGGTTTATTCCGAGAAGCTGTTATCTAGCCTGGTTGATGACAAAAGCGCCCATTCCCAGGTGGTCAATCGCCTCAAGGATGAAGGCATCGTACCGGAGCAAACGCAGACGATACGCCTGGCCGTCATGCAGATGGACAAGTCAGATCATGCGCTTTATAGCCGCTTTGGCCATCATCAGGATTTGCTCATGTTTGCCCTGCTGAATATTTGCAATGAATTTCTGCAAAAGGACCGGATCGGGATCGCCTTCCGTCACTTCGGTTCACCTCACCAACTGGTTATTTTGTTGTGGGATCAGCTTGCCACGCTGCCCACACTGCTTCAAGAGATCAATAACGGGATGCACCGCACCTTGTCGCGCCACATGCACTTTGGCCTTAGTCCTGACGGTCAATACCCGGCAGACATTCCGGAATTGTATGACCGAAGCTCGTCCACCCTGCATCAGAGGGATTTAACGGTCCTAAATCACTTTATCCATGATACGGAGCAGCAGCTCCGATCGGGCGTTGACCATCATAAAGGCGCGCAGTTCAGCGGGTTTGAGGATACCTGGAAACTCGCCATACTTAGCGGCCAACCTGCTCCCATAACCGAAGCTGTAGAGTCATTCATCGCGGCTATTCGAAAAAGCAGCGTTCTTACGCCGGAGCTTCTGGAGCGTTGGGACCGCGATATCGAGAGATTTGCCAATCACGTGATTCATGAAACCGCTAACCCGTCGTCTGAAGCTTTGTTGAAATTGTACAAAGAGGAAAGCGCCACCATCGAGCGGCCAAGCCCGGACAAATATGTGTGCTCCCTGGCAGAGTGGCAGCAGTATTGGATTGAATTAATGAGCCTGCTGGCCTCGGCCGTGCAGTCCCAGAAGCAAACGGGACAGGACCTGATCCATGACATTACGACGTTTATCGAGCAAAATTATCAGAACGACGTGTCGCTGTATGATATTGCAAACCGATTTCATGTAAGTCGTGAGTACATTTCCCGCAAATTTAAGCAAAAGCATGGCATTAACATTCCGGAACATCTGAACCGGATCCGCATCTCCAAGGCCAAGGTCCTGCTGCAAAATCGAAGCCTAAAAATGGCAGCGATTTCCGAGATGGTCGGCTTCAAGAACGAGAAATATTTCAGTCTTGTTTTTAAAAAGCAAGAGGGCATCTCGCCGAAGGAATTCCGCAAGCTGCATGAGCAGGAAGCGTAG
- a CDS encoding sugar ABC transporter permease, which translates to MNSKRTAALTQQLVYIGPALLFFGMTIIIPFVMGMYYSFTNWNGVSGNVEWVGLDNFKQIFTNDSAFAQSFWFTTKFTIVGVVLTNLVGFFLAYFLTKNIRARNWLRTIFFMPNVIGGLLLGFIWQFIFIKGFATVGEATGIPFFNLPWLGDEVTGFWGIVMVFVWQSSGYLMVIYIASITNVSKEVMEAAEIDGANRFQVLKSIIVPLIMPAVTVCLFLAISWSFKMFDLNLSLTKGGPYRSTESLAMNVYNEAFLNNRYGLGTAKSLIFFLVVAVITLIQVRLTKQKEVEA; encoded by the coding sequence ATGAATAGCAAGAGAACGGCTGCCTTGACGCAGCAGTTGGTTTATATCGGACCCGCGCTGCTGTTTTTCGGTATGACGATCATTATCCCATTTGTAATGGGGATGTATTACTCGTTTACCAACTGGAATGGTGTATCGGGGAATGTTGAATGGGTCGGGCTGGACAATTTCAAACAGATTTTCACAAATGACAGCGCATTCGCACAGTCCTTCTGGTTTACCACCAAGTTTACGATCGTTGGCGTGGTTCTAACGAACCTGGTCGGTTTTTTCCTGGCCTACTTCTTAACGAAAAATATTAGGGCGCGCAACTGGCTGCGGACGATCTTCTTCATGCCAAACGTGATCGGTGGATTGCTGCTCGGCTTCATCTGGCAGTTTATCTTCATAAAGGGCTTTGCCACCGTTGGCGAGGCAACGGGGATTCCGTTCTTTAATCTTCCATGGCTGGGAGACGAAGTAACTGGCTTCTGGGGCATCGTCATGGTCTTTGTATGGCAATCGTCAGGCTATCTGATGGTCATCTACATCGCGTCCATTACGAATGTGTCCAAGGAAGTCATGGAAGCTGCCGAGATTGATGGAGCGAACCGGTTTCAAGTGCTCAAGAGCATCATCGTTCCGCTCATCATGCCGGCGGTCACCGTATGTTTATTCTTGGCGATATCCTGGTCCTTCAAAATGTTCGACCTGAACCTGTCGCTCACGAAGGGCGGACCATACCGCTCCACGGAGTCGCTGGCTATGAACGTGTACAATGAGGCATTCCTGAACAACCGGTATGGACTCGGAACAGCCAAGTCCCTGATCTTCTTCCTGGTTGTTGCCGTCATCACGCTCATTCAAGTTCGATTAACGAAGCAGAAGGAGGTTGAAGCTTAA
- a CDS encoding sensor histidine kinase has product MNWNWNSIRTKLITFMIMATIIPTTISMIISYVMTTNSLKERAVVENMNLLYQGRLNLESYLEDMNRNSLTVYSDPDFFRSLYYSHENINASGRQSATLQSIHKAIGGARQVYLYVDGKREATLFAQDIARKTSDVNLYSEIPNLGNDTVVLQPPHPLHTYGFQLAYPYEANKQVFTMYRVIERVPSTERLGILAIDMDMNFLSRISDQLFQPEHEQLYITNEAGYIMYAGHGEMLGQQIQTEWYDSIKQSGKKEGHFEYDNKIYLYNNIKTSISDWTMIKEVPSSYILSSADKAAFVNILLIGVSLILIIAATIWISVYITAPIRELVGLMSQVKSGRMTVDISSSRKDEIGTLHRRFGSMMDTINNLILQEYKLKLANRTNQLRALQAQVNPHFMNNALQTIGTLALEHGMKRIYSLISALARMMRYSMYNTDKPVTLATELDHIKDYVELQKERFENQFDFRYDVDESTLQVLIPKMLVQPLIENFFKHGMNPLAENNYIALKSKRLSASIVQITVEDNGNGMQDEPFQTLQEHLLRMEEIDLEQLQVLSEMETEDSSGIGLSNIMTRLRLYYRGKSKFSIENNQPHGFRVVLTINVEGETDEGIDRG; this is encoded by the coding sequence ATGAACTGGAATTGGAACAGCATTCGCACGAAATTGATTACCTTTATGATCATGGCTACCATCATTCCAACCACCATCTCCATGATCATCAGCTATGTCATGACAACCAACTCGCTCAAGGAACGGGCCGTTGTTGAGAATATGAACCTTCTCTATCAGGGACGGTTGAATTTGGAGAGCTATTTGGAAGACATGAACCGGAATTCCCTTACGGTTTATTCGGATCCGGATTTTTTCCGCAGCCTTTATTATAGTCATGAGAACATCAATGCCAGCGGTAGGCAGTCCGCCACGCTGCAGTCCATTCATAAAGCCATCGGCGGCGCAAGACAGGTCTATCTCTATGTCGACGGCAAAAGAGAGGCCACGTTGTTCGCCCAGGATATCGCCAGAAAAACGAGTGATGTCAACCTCTATTCCGAAATTCCCAATCTCGGTAACGATACGGTGGTTTTACAGCCGCCCCATCCCCTTCACACGTATGGCTTTCAGTTAGCTTATCCCTATGAAGCCAATAAACAAGTATTCACCATGTACCGGGTCATTGAACGCGTCCCATCTACCGAGCGATTAGGCATTCTCGCCATCGATATGGATATGAATTTCCTGAGCCGGATCAGCGATCAGCTGTTCCAGCCCGAACATGAGCAGCTATATATTACGAATGAAGCCGGGTATATCATGTATGCCGGCCATGGCGAGATGCTGGGACAGCAAATTCAAACGGAATGGTACGACAGCATCAAGCAATCCGGCAAGAAGGAAGGCCATTTCGAATATGACAACAAAATCTATTTATATAACAATATCAAGACGTCGATCAGCGACTGGACAATGATCAAGGAGGTTCCTTCCTCCTATATTCTAAGCAGCGCCGACAAAGCAGCCTTCGTCAATATTTTGCTGATCGGCGTGTCCCTGATTCTCATCATCGCCGCCACGATCTGGATTTCGGTCTACATCACGGCGCCGATCCGGGAATTGGTAGGCCTCATGAGCCAGGTCAAAAGCGGACGAATGACCGTGGATATCTCCTCCAGCCGCAAAGACGAAATCGGAACTCTCCACCGCAGGTTCGGGAGCATGATGGATACGATCAACAATCTCATCTTGCAGGAATACAAGCTGAAGCTGGCGAACCGGACCAACCAGCTCCGCGCGCTGCAAGCGCAGGTAAACCCGCATTTTATGAACAATGCGCTGCAAACCATCGGCACCCTTGCGCTTGAGCATGGCATGAAGAGGATCTACTCCCTGATCTCCGCTCTTGCCCGGATGATGAGATACAGCATGTACAATACGGACAAGCCGGTCACGCTAGCCACAGAGCTCGATCATATCAAGGATTACGTGGAGCTGCAGAAAGAACGATTTGAGAATCAGTTCGACTTCCGTTACGATGTGGATGAGTCGACTTTGCAGGTGTTGATCCCGAAAATGCTGGTTCAGCCGCTGATCGAGAACTTTTTCAAGCATGGCATGAACCCCTTGGCGGAAAACAATTACATCGCGCTGAAAAGTAAGCGCCTGTCGGCCTCCATCGTGCAGATCACGGTCGAGGATAACGGTAACGGAATGCAGGATGAGCCGTTCCAAACCCTTCAGGAGCACTTGCTTCGGATGGAAGAAATAGATCTGGAACAGCTTCAGGTTCTTTCCGAAATGGAAACGGAAGACAGCAGCGGGATCGGACTCAGCAACATCATGACAAGGTTGAGACTGTATTATCGTGGAAAATCCAAGTTCAGCATCGAAAACAACCAGCCGCATGGCTTTCGTGTTGTACTGACTATAAATGTGGAAGGTGAAACGGATGAAGGCATTGATCGTGGATGA
- a CDS encoding carbohydrate ABC transporter permease yields MRSKKPPMSASTIVLQIVMVIIALIFLAPFYFLLVNSVKSLGDIMVDAANWPTAFHFDNYSKAWEMTRFPEAFVNSVIITVISNLIIALLSAMAAYRMVRSNTRFNQIVFMLFVSAMVIPFQSIMIPLLQVINFLGVNNSIVGLILSYLGLGIPLSVFLFHGFVKGIPLEIEEAATVDGASPFRVFGRIVLPMLKPMMVTVIILNCLWVWNDYLLPSLILQSPELRTIPLATFAFFGQYSKQWDMALPALVLGITPIIIFFLSLQKYIVEGVAAGSVKG; encoded by the coding sequence ATGAGATCGAAGAAACCTCCTATGTCGGCTTCCACGATTGTACTTCAGATTGTGATGGTCATTATTGCGCTGATTTTCCTGGCGCCCTTTTACTTCCTGCTGGTGAACTCGGTCAAATCGCTGGGCGATATTATGGTCGACGCGGCCAACTGGCCAACCGCCTTTCACTTTGACAACTACAGCAAGGCTTGGGAAATGACCCGCTTCCCGGAAGCGTTCGTGAATTCCGTCATCATTACGGTCATCAGCAACCTGATCATCGCCCTGTTGAGTGCGATGGCGGCTTACCGAATGGTTCGGTCCAATACGAGATTCAATCAAATCGTGTTCATGCTGTTCGTATCGGCCATGGTCATTCCGTTCCAATCCATAATGATTCCCTTGCTGCAGGTCATTAACTTCCTGGGTGTTAACAACAGTATCGTGGGTTTGATTCTCAGTTATCTGGGACTCGGTATCCCGTTGTCGGTCTTCCTATTCCACGGTTTCGTGAAAGGTATTCCGCTTGAAATCGAGGAGGCCGCCACGGTCGACGGAGCTTCTCCGTTCAGAGTATTTGGCCGTATCGTTTTGCCTATGCTGAAACCTATGATGGTGACGGTCATTATCCTGAACTGTCTGTGGGTCTGGAACGACTACCTGCTGCCATCCTTGATCCTGCAAAGTCCGGAACTGCGGACCATTCCGCTTGCGACCTTTGCCTTCTTCGGGCAGTATTCGAAGCAGTGGGATATGGCGCTGCCAGCGCTCGTGCTGGGCATCACGCCGATTATCATCTTCTTCCTGTCATTACAGAAGTACATTGTTGAAGGCGTCGCTGCCGGCTCCGTTAAGGGGTAA